The genomic region ATGATAATTGAACAAGCTATTTTAAAACTAAGCCAAAGAGAAGATATTGATTATCAAATGGCAAAAGAAGTAATGGATGAAATTATGAGTGGGAATGCGAGTGATATACAAATTAGTTCTTATTTAACAGCATTAACAATCAAAGGAGAAACAATCGATGAAATAACAGCATCTGCTTCTTCTATGCGTGAATATTGTGTCAGACTATTGCATGATAAAGAAGTATTAGAAATTGTTGGAACAGGAGGAGATCATTCTAACTCTTTTAATATTTCTACCACATCTGCTATTGTCATTGCATCAAGTGGTGTACACGTAGCAAAACATGGGAATCGAGCAGCCTCTAGCATGTCAGGCTCAGCAGATGTATTAGAAGCTTTAGGTGTCAATATTATGAGTTCACCAGAACGTAGTAAAGAAATATTAGATGAAGTTGGTATTTGTTTCTTATTTGCTCAAAAATATCATTTAGCAATGAAATATGTTGCTAAAATCCGTAAAGAATTAAAATTCAGAACCATCTTTAATATCTTAGGACCATTATCAAATCCAGCCGGAGCAACTATGCAAGTAATGGGAGTCTATGATGAAAGCTTAGTCAAACCACTTGCAAAAGTATTATGTAACCTAGGTGTTAAAAGAGCAATGGTAGTATATGGACAAGACAAACTAGATGAAATATCAATGTGTGCAAAAACGACAGTATGCGAAGTAAAAGATGGAACCTATACTTATTATGAAATAGAACCAGAAGACTTTGGTTATCAAACATGTCAAAAAGATGCTTTATTAGGAGGAAGTCCAGGAGTAAATGCAAGCATTGCACTAAGCGTATTAAATGGAGAACCAGGTAGTTGTCGACAAGCAGTTTGCTTAAATGCAGGGGCAGGATTGTATGTTGCTGGAAAGACAGACACTTTAGAGGCAGGAGTTCGTTTGGCAGAACAGCTTATTGATAGTAATAGTGCATTCTTAAAGTTACAACAATTTATAAAAGCAACCAATGAGGAATGTTAGATGTTAAATGAAAATGGACAAAAAGTAGATAAAAATAGAAATATTTTAATCGAAATAGCCAATAAAACCAAACAACGTATTGATCATCAAAAAACAATTGTTTCCCTAGAAACAATAAAACAACAAGCTTATTGCTTACCAAAAGGAAACTTTTCCTTTGAAAAAGCATTAAAAGAAAATGAAATGTCTTATATATGTGAAATAAAAAAAGCATCACCATCGAAAGGTTTAATAGCAAAAGACTTTCCTTATTTAAAAATAGCCAAAGAATACCAACAAATAGGAGCTACTTGTATTTCTTGTTTAACAGAACCAGAATACTTCTTAGGAAAAAACAAATACTTAAAAGAAATAAGTCAAGCAGTAGATATACCAGTATTAAAAAAAGATTTCTTTGTAGATGAATATATGATTTATGAAGCAAAAATAGATGGTGCTAGTGCAATCTTACTTATATGTAGTTTGTTAGATGATAATCAACTAAAAGAATACTTTTCAATA from Tannockella kyphosi harbors:
- the trpD gene encoding anthranilate phosphoribosyltransferase, whose protein sequence is MIIEQAILKLSQREDIDYQMAKEVMDEIMSGNASDIQISSYLTALTIKGETIDEITASASSMREYCVRLLHDKEVLEIVGTGGDHSNSFNISTTSAIVIASSGVHVAKHGNRAASSMSGSADVLEALGVNIMSSPERSKEILDEVGICFLFAQKYHLAMKYVAKIRKELKFRTIFNILGPLSNPAGATMQVMGVYDESLVKPLAKVLCNLGVKRAMVVYGQDKLDEISMCAKTTVCEVKDGTYTYYEIEPEDFGYQTCQKDALLGGSPGVNASIALSVLNGEPGSCRQAVCLNAGAGLYVAGKTDTLEAGVRLAEQLIDSNSAFLKLQQFIKATNEEC
- the trpC gene encoding indole-3-glycerol phosphate synthase TrpC, giving the protein MLNENGQKVDKNRNILIEIANKTKQRIDHQKTIVSLETIKQQAYCLPKGNFSFEKALKENEMSYICEIKKASPSKGLIAKDFPYLKIAKEYQQIGATCISCLTEPEYFLGKNKYLKEISQAVDIPVLKKDFFVDEYMIYEAKIDGASAILLICSLLDDNQLKEYFSIAEDLGLSAIFEAHDELEVQRANQCGARIIGVNNRNLKTFELDINNSIQLRKLVSNDILFISESGIQTREDILQLQNNNVHAVLIGEAFMKAPNKLERIRQLRGQD